The nucleotide window ATCACTGTACAACTGAATCCCAGTCACTACAGCTGGAGTCTCGGCCCTCGGGAGTTTATCAAATCTCGCACACTTCTTAAGACGCTGTCCAAAACCAAATGGACCCGAATCTCTCTTAGCCTTATTCCAATCTTTCTCACGAACAAGCTGCTCATGCTCAATGCGCTTCACTTCTTCTACTATCTTTGCTTTGTCAACTAGGACCACAAAAACTCACTCCCTCtaaggagctatcagaacccgcAAATCATATCTCAACCTTTCCTCGAACCTCACACACTTATTGTAGTCAGACGCTATCAAAGTCTGTGCATACCTATTCAGTCACAAAAACCCAGTTTCATATTCAGCCACAGGttatgtaacagtccgattttgggcttagtcggaacagtgatttcaagaccacaaatccaaagtaaaataaattattttattattattttagtgttagcatgattatattagtgcatgaaaaatttagtggggtaattttagtatttatgagcttaattttgaaaaaggactaaattacataagGGGTGAAAGTTCTATTTTACTTGATAGATGTACCACATAGCTAGAGAATcataattagaggtctttaaagagcaaatagaCCCTTTAGAGAGGCATGACCGACCATAGGAGACAAGGGAGGTCAAATTGTCAATATTAGATGAGTAggtagctaaattgattaaaattgaaataaaataaaaggaagatGATATCATCTTCTCATCCTCTTCACCATCACCGAAATTTTTAGCAAAGGGAAAGGTTTTGGAGCTTTAAAATTTCAGCTAGGttatcctcttgcaagtaagtgattagatgcttatttttgataatttttgtacttttaggacccttgtagcatgagctagctaatagggggactattttgcaaaataaatgatagtctagggatttttcatgaaaggatttatgatgttttttgatttttttatgaaagaaaatgaatcttagttgtgttgtaaacaacttttgtaaaagaacttctcatgaaaaccctaataggaccattttgtaaagtttgtaaaatggatagtaatgttgtgaaataatgggaattttgggtCACTGTTAGAGTGAAAATTGTTCAGCTAGGTTAAGatttgaagaaattcgataaaaattgatttgcgAGCccaagggaaaaattgtaatttttgtgaagtctaaaggcaaaatggtcaatttttcCAAACTATATATTGCTGATGTTTTTATTGAAatggtgattaaatgagtgaatttttatcattttagaccaagaaagatAGAATCCGGACTTAGACCAAGGGAAGACTAAAATAGTGAAGTAGTTTAAACTAGCTGCCtacttttgtataccgaggtaagttgtatgtaaataatacaactacattgttattatatatgtttgaattgatatagtatgaatttcttagttgtggaaatgattatttatgatgaatattgagatagtagaactcctgtttgaaccttagaaacTAAATCGGATATTCGTGCCATGaaattcgggttatttgtgtgccagtgtaagacttatctaggacatggcattgacacatatagaggtgtcagtgtaagaccatgtctgggatatgacatcggcacggatatatgagagctagtgtaagaccatgcctgacacatggcgtcggcctcgattttgatagtcaatgtaagaccatgtctgggacatggcatcaacttgatggatgagccagtgtaataccatgtctgagacatggcattggtattataccctatgtttgaggcgtAGTGAATATcagatagcattccaaatggttcaacgatgagagttatagtttaagttaaacaagaaaagtataaccatgttatgagtggtagaggtacctatttgaaatgtatgagatgcgAGCTCGATGTAAGCTATGTGAATTATATTGGataatgatgagtaagttgtgcttatgcctactttagtactatgagcatgatgatgaatggtaaagttgttgttatatttattacatgcaacttactaagctttatgcttaccccgtttctttccgttttcttatagtgctgcctaattagctcgtggatcaacggaCATTAGAGGCATCGAACATACTATCtattgaagcacttggtatagttagatcttttattttgattatgacatgtataggatcttGGCTTTAAGTTTTGTGTCAGCGTTAATTGGCCattgtgttggcttactttagcatttgattcattttgtataaggccatggaaaatggctaatattgaaagtttatatataaaAGCAAGATattctttcatgaatgtgaaattgttggcatggttggaTATATGAAATTTGTATGGGCCTTAGcgatggttgtttggttgagaaatcatactAAGTTAGGCTTTGTTATGTTGTTTGGTGTTAGATTAGGCTTTGTTATGTTTTTTTGTGTTAAATTGTGTTTCAGGATGGTAAAGGGCTTCGTAGATAGCCTTATACTGTCTACATAGATAGACAAATaggcatgtgcctaggccgtatgtgacacacggtcagccccataggcgtgttacttggccgtgtgtcccctgcacgtaaattttacaagtcagtatgcatggtagtaaacacacgggcagagatacggtagtatgtctcaaccgtgtagaggacacggcctctagCCACAGCGTGTGCCTTAACCGTGTGCCCCTTAttagatgctgacgtcagaaacagaatgtcaaggtttttagacacgggctaggacatgggtgtgtcatggccgtgtgagggacacgggtatgtgtcaggccatgtgaaaacccctgtaggttcgaatttaaaatttaattcacacgggtataggatacgggcgtgtccctagatgcttaggttgtgtgtgtcacacgggccatcagcacgacaatgttataatgaccacacgggcgtgttgcccttccacatagGCATGTGCCCTATTTCAGGGGTTATTTTTTTAAGTCATTTTAAGGACTCGAGTTGGTTTCAAATGGTTTCCAATGAGAGTATGAGGCCTTGTAGGCCCACATTAAGGAGTTTAAATAAGgttagaaaagttttaaatttgatcaagtcttgatgACTCGAAAATAATCGTGTATATGTGttaaagtttagtaatgcctcgtatgcCGTCCGGGGTATGGCACGGGTGTGAGGTGTTACAGATTGGTCACCCTGAACTAGGCTCATAAACTCGCGTTGATGAGCCTCAACATAACTCACCCCCATATACTTACGCTGGAAGGCGTTCTTGAAATAATCTTAATTAACTTGTTCAGGCTGAGCACATTGTTCAATTGTCAACCACCACTAATAAGCTTTGTCCCGAAGTAGGGACACAGCACCCTCAATTTTTGAGTAGTGGTATAGTCAAAATCTATCATAATATGCTCGGTAGCCTCGAGCCAATATTCAACAACAATAGGAGCGACTCCAATGACGCCCCTAAATAATTCAGCCCCATTCGACCGGATTCGTTCAGTAACCGACCCTCAGTTTCCCGATCCCAAATGGGTCCCTACGACCTTCTTCAGTGCTCGAATCATAGCTTAAGACAGTGTGTCGTCCCCAGCCGTCAGAGTTTGGGACTCCGTCACAGACCAACAGTCTCGCTGGTCTCCAGATTAGGCATACTATCCATAGAGGATGACTCTATTCGGGCTCCTTCTCGGCGTCTTCGACACCCCCGCATACCACATCCATGATTATCGTGCGAACTCATTTTGGCAATCTAACTACAATGTCAGAGTACACAGATTAGTTCAAACACCCAACAGGATGATTTCACCAGTTCACATCAAAATATTTCGCTAACAGCAGTTTAGGTATTACAATCTTTATAACAGAATAGAAATACTTACAAGGTCAAGGTCAGAGGCTCAGTCGTTCACTAAAGTATCagtgtttttatattaatttagatactAATTATCACTAAGCTACTTTTGTCACACATTATGAGCCCAAACATAGTTCGAGTGTTGAATAACTgggctctgatacaactaaatgtaacaccttagaCCCAGCCTAGAAGTCCAGCCCAAGCTTAGAAGGTTACATTATGAATACTCAAAAACTATGCAaggcataataataataataataaaccatGATTCACATAAAATTTAACACAAGATTAGTTGAGTAATATAATCTTCTAAAGTCATACTATTATAGTTACGAAACTCCTATTGAAACATTTTAAGAAAGCTAATAGTTCGACTGAGCTCCCACGGCACCAACTGAGTGTGTAaaagaaatttattcaattaatgcTCATTTATAAAGTAGTTCTAAATTCAGAGATTCAGTTCGATACAAAAGAAATTTCAGTTCAGATTCAGAGTAGAAcagttacatatatatatatacaatttcaatTCATACACGATACAGATCAGATTCAGATACAATATTCCTATCCCCATTCTCTACACACCGTCTTcggccatcccaacacaccattaaGGACATTCAATGCCTAACCAATCCTACACACCTTAAAGTGTTTGTTGACACTTTTACAGAAATGCAGCTTAGCTACTAGTTCAGTATGCGATAAGCACCAGAATCAGATTTATACTCATCGTGGTGTAGCTATGATTTCAGAATAGATTTCTTCCTCCTTCACAATATCCCCACCCATGCCAATGCAAAACACAAATACCTGTATCATGTATTCAATCATTCTAACTCATTTCCCAATCAAATGAACATTAGAATAAGCATTATAGTTTTCGTATAGTTAAGTTGCTCATAGTTCAATCTCAGAGTATTAATCAGTTCTCACAGGATCAAATTCAATAATTCATACATTGAATAATACCATTATCAGTGTTAAGAAACACTTTCGGCCTCGAAAATAGGTTTCGGGCTAACATGCCACACAGCctgaccacacgcctatgtgccttaCCTGTATGGTTCTAAAATATAAACAGTGAGTTACAAAGCCTTGACACATGCCAGTTTCTGTTTCCTGTGTGAACCCTGCACTAGTATGGCcacacatggcttagacacacgcccatatccTTTACTCGTGTGCCCCCAAATCGATGAACAGTAAGTTACACGGCTTACCACATGGCCTactacacgaccgtgtgacatgcTTGTGCACATGGCAGTGTGACGTTGATAGCCATCATTTTTCGGTGATCGAAACTTGCAAAAACTAAGGTTTTCGATACGCACCTGGTTTCGCTTTGACAGAAACATTACGAAGATTACCTGAAACCTAATTATCCATTCAGCAATCAATCATTTGTCTAAATGACTAATTAACACAACATTAATACAAAGTCAATTATATCGAATAAATCGACACGAGGGAACTTCAACGATTAACACTTACCTACGATTATACCGTGCTAAGTCGGCACAACACGCGAAGGGTCACCTCCCTCTGTACTCACGCCTAAGGGAACAAAATGACTAGTTAACAGAGATTTTAAGTAAAGCAATTCGATAATTCCCAACTTAACATCATAATAGAAATCTAACCAAACCTCGCAGAAGTCGAAGGATTCTGATAGAACTTATATAGAAGTCTTTCAGTAACGTAGAGATCTCACTAATTTCTGATAATCACGTGTTAAGTACACTCGATGAGAAGAAATCAaagaagtaaaataaataaaaaaaagggaaaaaaacaagaaagaagaagaaaagatatagacgttaaccaaattttaataaattttgtctTAACCACTAGCATACCTCCAACAACTAGCAAAAATTCTCTTAACACATACAGTGAGATTCAAACTGGAGACCAGACAGAATACAAATAGATGCTTAATGAGAAAACTAGTAGGCTCATTCTTGTCATAGGTTCTTACAGAACTACCTTTACCCATATACCGTATGGACAGAGATTGTTCTAAAAGAATAAAACTTTTAACGATGCAACTCGAACCCGAGAATTTAAACAAAAAAACAGAGCACAAAACCAGAGATACAAAAATCTAATTACTGCAGAGTCtcacaattaaattcttaaaatttttgggTATTAcaacaccggcacaaagcctactAAGCTCAAGGCCCGATTCCATACatcggcacaaagcctgctagactCAAAATCCAATACACTATTTCCAATACAActccatttcattattaattCTCAACCATTAACATTCAACAATTACTAACATTAACAATATTAAGGCAAAATAATTATTTAGGAATTTAACAAAACTTATGATATAATAAGAACTTACCGAGATCTGATAACTACAAATATACAATAACACCTATTTGACaatcttctcttttcctcgattagCGGTCAATGGACTTGCTTCTTGATCTAATTATAATAGTTAATTCAATTAACTAATTCAAgcatttaaaacaataattaaattcATGTAATTAGCTCTTTTATACTATTATACACATTTAacctaaacttttatattttatttgatttaaccGTAAATCCCTAAACTTTCTACCTTAATTAAAATAGACCCTAAATAACATAATATTTATCTCTAGCCCATGAAAATTTCCACATTAAAACAATTTAGCCTTTAATTATGAAACCATTCAAAGCTGTTTTACAAAATAGTCTAAAACCACCATCAAGATCATAAATTTATCGACTAACATCAAATCATTCAAATTTCAATCATGGCATGTTCTACaactttcaaaaatttcacaAACTAACCATTGGGTTAGCTAAATTACGCAAACACGAACCTAAAAACATAAAACGAAATAAAATTTCACTTATATGCACACCTATAAACCTTGGCCAAACCTCAAGCATGCATAACCGTAGTGTTTTTCGGTGATGGAAGAAATTGAAGAAGAAGACGATTATTTTGTCCATCTTTTCCTTTATGATTTAATTACTCACTTACCCTTTTACCttttaattaactaaaaatttacttaataatctAGTCATAACTGTCCACCCATAAGCAAATGTGgctaattttcatttaagttcaTTAGTTTTCATTTCCATGGCTTTTTAACACAactaatttttacaacttttataatttagtcctttttacttagtTAATTATCTAAACGTTAACATTTCTTAACCAAATCATGTGaccatttttattaaattaaatactaaaaattgACTCACTATTTCTGATTCCATTGAAACCATGCTATTACAAAGAATACTTAAGTGGattcaccttttttttttcttttttcaatatTAACAATCACCATGTTCAAATTGGGTCAAATACTACAGCCTACGGCCAGGTACAATTAGGGATATATAAGTAAGAATGAAGTCTTGGAGACCTAGTGGGTGGAAGATCATGCCAATAGCTTCACAACTGATTCCTAGTTGGATGGCGCAATGACGAAGGATGTGAAAATTGAGGAATTTAAAATAAGTGTTATTAATGCTAGTGGTTGTGAGCGAAGAAGATGCCCAATGCTCAACAAATTTGGCGAGGACTAAGGAATAAGACtagacatataataaataaattattgcttattaaataaaactaaaaggaAAGGAAATTTTGAATATGGTTTAAGTTTTTTTTGTGATTAAAAAaagtaatttatttataaaataatattttaatagataaatttcatgttagaaaaagaaaaataggtaTTCATTcatttataattttgtattattttatagaatcttaaataatttttatcgaaaaatgaacttttaaatattttttatttttatagtttttcaatttcaattttttaaGAATCAAGACTAAATCGAAAGAATTTGTAAAGTTGgttgttaaatttgttgaatttttagagttaaaaaaattaatagaatttGTAAACTTTAGAAGGCTAAATTTGTAAATAagtcaataaaattttaaacatatgtGACCAAAACAGAAATATACTAataattaaatgattatttttataatttaccctttcaaaatataattaatagttattattttgattaaacaTCTGTTTAGAGATTGGTCACCAATATTTTTGGTAGCCTTGGAGTTGGTTGGGTGACACCTTTCACCGTGTCAATTCAACTACCACAACGACATCAATTTATTTTGTCTTCTAATCCCACCATTTAGAAAAACAAAGGTACAAAAGTTTCTGTAATCTTTGTAACTTTGTTTCGGACTACTTAGAAAGAGAGATGGCACTGATTAGGAAAATCTACGATAGAACACCAAGAGCATGCGTTTTGGCCAATGTCTCAAAACCCCAGAATCCCAAATCTGTATATTCAGTTCCATTTAGATCAAATCTCAAAGGAAGTTTTTCTTGTTCTTGCGGATTGGTTTTGAAGAGCAATGGCAAGTTAGGGACAGTTAAGGTTGGGTCTTTTAAGGTTTCTGCTTCAATGGCAACAGCAGAGAAGCCATCAAGAGCATCAGAAATCGTGCTTCAACCAATTAATGAAATTTCGGGTACGGTCAAGTTGCCCGGTTCCAAATCACTCTCCAATCGGATTCTGCTTCTCGCTGCTCTATCTGAGGTATGCCGATTTATTGCTCTATGTGAAGTTAATATTTGCACTCCTTAATTACCTTCCCTTTTTAATGTTTGTTGGATATGTAGGGAACTACTGTGGTAGACAATCTGTTGAATAGTGATGATGTTCATCATATGCTTGTTGCTTTGGGAAAACTTGGGCTACATGTTGAACATGACAGTGAAAAGAAACGAGCCATTGTGCAAGGTTGTGGTGGTCATTTTCCAGTGGGGAATGGGGAAGGTCAAGAAATTGAGCTTTTCCTTGGGAATGCTGGAACTGCAATGCGACCGCTTACTCCTGCTGTTACTGCTGCCGGTGGCAATTCAAGGTCTGTCTAATTATGATCCTTTTTACAAGTGAATTGTAACCGATTTAACCATTTTATATGGAGCTTTACATATAATTCACAGAACCATCTTCTTATATGCTAATGCTCTTTGTTTTGTGCATGTCCATTGAGATTTTAAGCTAATGCGTATATGTTACTCATCTTTTTAGCTACATACTTGATGGTGTACCCCGAATGAGAGAGAGACCTATTGGGGACTTAATTACTGGTCTTAAGCAGCTGGGTGCAGATGTTGAGTGCACTCTTGGCACTAATTGTCCCCCTGTTCATATAAATGGAAAGGGTGGTCTTCCTGGGGGAAAGGTATGGCTCAGATTATTTCTGTTATGTTCCTGTGATTTTATTTATATTGTTGCATAAACCTTTTTGCAAAAGGGCTTCCTTCAGAATTTGCTTTCCTGAGGTAGATTTGGGGAGCCACATAAGATTCCACTAGAAATGACTTTCCATTCCATTTCATTGTGCAATCAATACTATTTTCAGTTAAATTGTCAATCTCCATGCTTGTAAAACAATGCACCACCTTTTGTTGATGTGCATAAGTCAATTAGGTTGTAATGCTCTCTTGTTAAATAAGGACATTGCAGTTGGAGAATATTTTGGttgggatttttttttcttttgaattttgcTATGTCTAGGAGTTGCTTGTGAGGTCTTATTCTAATGTTGTTTTTTGAGTATACATGGAATGATGAACGTGTTAAACTGTTAGCATTCTGTTAGCATTAACCATTAATTTGGCTCATATAGTCCTTCCGCCTTGATTCATACAAGGTTTTAAATCATTGAGAATGCAGCAGGAGAGGGAAGGACATTTTCCTTTCTTTCTAACCATTCATTCCAGCAAATGCATCACATTCATTATTTCttaaaagtttgaaaattttgacttttTGTGATATCTAAGCTGTGTTCTCTTGCTTCTTCAAAATTCTAGGCTCTGTGAAGGACAAAGGCTATTTTCActaaaatgaaaaggaaaaagacTAGTGATTTAACTTCTGGATTTTGTTGCCAATATTCATAATAACTTCTAGCATGGCTCCTTTTGCAGGTGAAACTCTCAGGATCCATCAGTAGTCAATACTTGACTGCTTTACTCATGGCAGCTCCTTTAGCTCTTGGGGATGTGGAAATTGAGATAATTGATAAGTTAATTTCAATCCCTTATGTTGAAATGACTATAAAGTTGATGGAAAGGTTTGGAGTCACTGTGGAGCACACAGATAGCTGGGATCGATTTTTGATAAAAGGAGGTCAAAAGTACAAGTAGGTTTCTATGATGTCCACATTTTTGTAGCAGTACAATTTCATAGTCTGTTTGGACTAAAAATCATAAACAGGTAAATCTTTCAGGTCTCCTGGAAATGCTTATGTTGAAGGTGATGCTTCAAGTGCTAGTTACTTCCTTGCTGGTGCAGCAGTCACTGGCGGCACTGTCACAGTAGAAGGATGTGGTACAAGTAGTTTACAGGTACTCTTTATCGTGAAGTCCATGAATGTTAATGCATTCCCAACCAAATTTAATCATAGTTCGAGTATTTGTGGATGCATTTGCTTTTGATTACATACATCATCGCTTTATACCTTTCAAAAGTGCTTTTGAATTGCTTTGACTGTTATTGAGGTTGCTCTCATATCCTTTTTAATTGGATATCCAATTGATTTTTCCACCAGAGATATCATTCTGCCTTGATGTCTTGCTACATCTGAAACTTAGCTCATGTATATTTCTTGGTTTTTCTTTTGATCAAGGGTGATGTAAAATTTGCTGAGGTTCTGGAGAA belongs to Gossypium arboreum isolate Shixiya-1 chromosome 7, ASM2569848v2, whole genome shotgun sequence and includes:
- the LOC108467256 gene encoding 3-phosphoshikimate 1-carboxyvinyltransferase 2-like; translation: MALIRKIYDRTPRACVLANVSKPQNPKSVYSVPFRSNLKGSFSCSCGLVLKSNGKLGTVKVGSFKVSASMATAEKPSRASEIVLQPINEISGTVKLPGSKSLSNRILLLAALSEGTTVVDNLLNSDDVHHMLVALGKLGLHVEHDSEKKRAIVQGCGGHFPVGNGEGQEIELFLGNAGTAMRPLTPAVTAAGGNSSYILDGVPRMRERPIGDLITGLKQLGADVECTLGTNCPPVHINGKGGLPGGKVKLSGSISSQYLTALLMAAPLALGDVEIEIIDKLISIPYVEMTIKLMERFGVTVEHTDSWDRFLIKGGQKYKSPGNAYVEGDASSASYFLAGAAVTGGTVTVEGCGTSSLQGDVKFAEVLEKMGAKVTWTENSVTVTGPPRNPSGRKHLCAIDVNMNKMPDVAMTLAVVAIYADGPTAIRDVASWRVKETERMIAICTELRKLGATVEEGLDYCVITPPEKLNVTAIDTYDDHRMAMAFSLAACGKVPVTIKDPGCTRKTFPDYFEVLERVTKH